AGTGGCGATAGTGTCTGCATTGGTAGCTGCTTTCGCTATATGACTGCTAAGCGAATGAAACGCATCGAGGAACATTGATTCGCCGTGCGCTTGGCTAATATAGATATATCGAGATGCTAGGTGTTGAGCCAAAGGGAGTTCATCTCGTCGAAAATTGCTGAGCCAACCGTCCAAATCACATTTAGGTTGACCTGGAAGGTGGCCAACTTTGATCAGGCTTTTAACCGAGTCAACAGATGTGAGCATTAGTGATGTGAACTATGTCCACTAGCGCAACGAGCATCTCTTCCGCTTGTTAAGCTAGCTATTGACTTGGAAAAAGTCGGCGGCCTTTTCACGGGCCGCCTGTTTCAGGAGAAACGGATATCACTGGCAGGCTTCGCAGGTCCCGCCGTTCATCGTGGCTTCGATGCTGCACGCGTTTTTCTCGGCGGCGGTGAAGGCGGTTTTTTCGGTGGTGTGGGCTATGTGGCCGCGTTGCTCCTTTTTGACGTCGATGGTGGCTTTCTCGATGTTCGAGGCGAAGAGGGTGCCGCGTGATCGGTGGTGAGTGCTCAGTGGAGGAACCATGGGGCGGGATGGGATTGGGAGTCTGGCTATCGAGGGATGAAGATTACCGGTGCGCTTGGGTCGGAAGATAGACCGGCAGCGGCCAGTTGGTCAGTGTCAAACTGTGCCATTTGCAAGTCGATGGGGATCAGTCCTTCATGCGTCCGGATAAAATTGTCCGGTTTCGCATCGACGATGACCACGCCATCCTCGGGGCGGTACCATCCGAAGTAGGATGAGGGGACGGCACGGAAGCCTTCCCCGGTGAGAAGGTCGTGAATGGATTCGTTCGTGGCGAGGCCTTCCTTGGCGTACCAACGCTGGGAGATCACTAGCGAGGGTTGCCCTGGCGGCTGGCCGATGATCATGCTGGGCTTGTCCGAGACCGTGATGCCCTCAAGGCGGATGTCGCTGGCGAAGACCTCGATGTGAAGTGCCATGCGCTTCAGGTATTCCGCCGGGGTGGCATTCCGGCGGTCCAGGGTGCCACTCGACGCGGTGGGGATCTGCCCGTAAATGCCCGGCCACGTCCGCTTCACCGCCCTTCCATCCGCTGGACGATAGAATACCTCGTGCTCGCTGGTGCTATTCGAGACCAGGTCCAGCGAGTCCACCTCCGCGGCGAGAATCAACTGTCCTTCTTCGCCGGCCCAGTTCTCAAGATTTCGGATCTCGACTCCGAAAGGTGCTGGATCACCTGAGCCCGCACGGTCTCCACAGGCAATCGCTTCAGCGGCGCGCTCGAAAGCGCGTTGCTGATCGCGACGAGCTTGGGTGACGGCTGCCTGACTTTCATGGTCAGGACGATGCCCGCCATCGCTTGGGCTGTCAATGGGAGAGGCCGGAGGCATGGGGCTCGAAACAGAAAGGGCGGCTCCGGTGAGGAGCCGCCCCTGGAAGGATCACTGGCAGGCTTCGCATTCGCCGCCGTTGCGCATGGCGTCGATGCTGCAGGCCATTTTCTCGGCGGCGGTGAAGGCGGTTTTTTCGGTGGTGTTGGCCATGTGGCCGCGTTGCTCCTTTTTGACGTCGATGGTGGCTTTCTCGATGTTCGAGGCCTGGAGGGTGCGGAGGTAGTAGGTGGTCTTGAGGCCCTTGTCCCAGGCGCGGCGGTACATGTGGGAGAGGCTCTTCATGTCCGGGGTGGCCAGGAAGAGGTTCACGCTCTGGCTCTGGTCGATCCACTTCTGGCGGCGGGCGGCGGCGTCGATGATGTATTCGAAGCCGACGCTGAAGACGGTCTTGTGCTTGTGCTTGAGCGCCTCGGGGATGTCGTCGATGGAGTCGAGCTCGCCATCGAAATACTTGAGCTGGTCGAGCATTTCCTGGCTCCACAGGCCGGCCTTCTTGAGGTCCTTCACGAGCTCGGCATTCAGGACGATGAAGTCGCCGCTGAGATTGCTCTTCACGTAGAGGTTCTTGTAGTTCGGCTCGATGCAGGGAGTGGTGCCGGTGATGTTCGAGATCGTCGCGGTCGGGGCGATGGCGAGGACGTTGGAATTCCGCATGCCGTGCTTGCTGATCTTCTCGCGGACGACGGACCAATCCATCTTCCCGCCGCGCGGGACATCGATCTTGCGGCCACGCTCGTCCTCGAGGAGATCCACGGTGTCCTGTGGAAGGAGGCCGCGGTCCCACTTGGAGCCCTTGTAGCTGGAGTAGGTGCCGCGTTCGCCGGCGAGGTCGCTGGAAGCGCCGTAGGCGTAGTAGGCGATGGCTTCCATGAACTCGTCATTGAACTCCACGGCGGCATCCGAAGCGAAGGCGAGGCCGCGCTTGTAGAGGGCATTCTGGAGGCCCATGACGCCGAGGCCGATCGGGCGGTGGCGGCTATTCGCGGTGAGCGCGGCCTGGGTCGGGTAGAAGTTGATGTCGATGACGTTGTCCAGCGCGCGGATGGCGACGGTGATGGTCTCCTTCAGCATCTCGTGGTCGAGCGCGCCATCCCGGGTGACGTGGGTGTCGAGGATGACGGAGCCGAGATTGCAGACGGCGGTCTCTTCCTCGGAGGTATTCAGCGTGATCTCGGTGCAGAGATTGCTGGAGTGGATGACGCCGACGTGGTCCTGCGGGGAGCGGACATTGCAGGGGTCCTTGAAGGTGATCCAGGGATGGCCGGTCTCGAAGACCATCTTGAGCATGCTCTTCCACAGGTCGATGGCGGGGAACTGGCGGGACCAGATCTTGCCCTCGGCGGCCATGGCTTCGTACTCGGTGTAGCGTTGTTCGAAGGCCTTGCCGTAGAGGTCGTGGAGGTCCGGCACTTCATTCGAGCGGAAGAGGGTCCAGACGCCGCGGTCCTCCATGCGCTTCATGAAGAGGTCCGGGATCCAGTTGGCCGTGTTCATGTCGTGGCAACGGCGGCGCTCGTCGCCGGTGTTCTTCCGCAGCTCGAGGAAGTCCTCGATGTCGTTGTGCCACGTTTCCAGATACGCGCAGCCGGAGCCGCGGCGCTTGCCGCCCTGATTGACCGCGACGAGCTGGTCATTGTGGAGCTTGAGGAAGGGGATGATGCCCTGGCTCTCGCCATTGGTGCCCTGGATGTAGCCACCAGTGCCGCGGACGCTTGTCCACGAGCCACCGAGACCGCCGGCCCACTTCGAGAGGAAGGCATTCTCCGCGATGCCGCGGATCATGATGCTCTCGATGGAGTCATCGACCTTGTAGAGGTAGCAGGAGGAGAGCTGCGAGTGCAGCGTGCCGCTATTGAAGAGCGTCGGCGTGGAGGAGCAGAAGCGGCGGCCCTTGTAGAGATTGTAAAGGCGGATGACCCAGCTCTCGCGGTCCTTCTCCTCTTTCTTAAAGAGGCCCATGGAGACGCGCATCCAGAAGAACTGCGGCGTTTCCAAGCGGCGGGGCTTGCTGCCGGTCTTGTCCACGATGAGGTAGCGGTCATACATCGTCTGGATGCCGAGGTA
The genomic region above belongs to Luteolibacter arcticus and contains:
- a CDS encoding ribonucleoside-diphosphate reductase subunit alpha, producing MYRAVNPDEDLLLKQVITDRFTLPLSDRAYAWRDVLTTERRKPITDIIVTRGNEDTHFSLEDVADAIGESLADLLISRQADEKSIFSDVNRKFVSDVAHAVSNSLTKSLDEGGRLRLSEADLYLLIEKALLENEAYDVAKSLAFRRSMEKTGHVDVHSSPHALPVRLIRRSGNVVPWSETKIEIAVRKAFLTIKENPEAAVDIAKAVTDRIRRGDQSFVHIEDVQDMVQEELMRQGRFKAAEHYILYRAQRARLRIEQEESAEDPNQEFMVTVTTDDGKAAFWDGTELKKRISYASTGLDLCIDEAEIERELRRSVGSEISEKDLRNTIILNAKALIEKDADFAKFAGRILLSYIYEEVLDWSISRDGIHKLKHAHKLAFKSYLKHGVAIKRLSPELLDIYDLDKLADAFDPTADLDFDYLGIQTMYDRYLIVDKTGSKPRRLETPQFFWMRVSMGLFKKEEKDRESWVIRLYNLYKGRRFCSSTPTLFNSGTLHSQLSSCYLYKVDDSIESIMIRGIAENAFLSKWAGGLGGSWTSVRGTGGYIQGTNGESQGIIPFLKLHNDQLVAVNQGGKRRGSGCAYLETWHNDIEDFLELRKNTGDERRRCHDMNTANWIPDLFMKRMEDRGVWTLFRSNEVPDLHDLYGKAFEQRYTEYEAMAAEGKIWSRQFPAIDLWKSMLKMVFETGHPWITFKDPCNVRSPQDHVGVIHSSNLCTEITLNTSEEETAVCNLGSVILDTHVTRDGALDHEMLKETITVAIRALDNVIDINFYPTQAALTANSRHRPIGLGVMGLQNALYKRGLAFASDAAVEFNDEFMEAIAYYAYGASSDLAGERGTYSSYKGSKWDRGLLPQDTVDLLEDERGRKIDVPRGGKMDWSVVREKISKHGMRNSNVLAIAPTATISNITGTTPCIEPNYKNLYVKSNLSGDFIVLNAELVKDLKKAGLWSQEMLDQLKYFDGELDSIDDIPEALKHKHKTVFSVGFEYIIDAAARRQKWIDQSQSVNLFLATPDMKSLSHMYRRAWDKGLKTTYYLRTLQASNIEKATIDVKKEQRGHMANTTEKTAFTAAEKMACSIDAMRNGGECEACQ